The Aureispira anguillae DNA window CAATACTACCATCACAAGTTGTATAGCAAGAAGCATCCGTTGTTGTAACATTTGCTTGAAGAATCGTAGGATTAGCGAGCGTTACACTTGCTGTTATTGTACAACCATTAAGATCTGTAACAGTAACCTCATGAGTGCCTGCACATAAGCCAGTAATAGAGGCATCTGTAGCACCATTTGACCAAAGATAGTTATATGGAGCGGCACCATTCGATACAATAACAGTAGCAGTACCATCACAACTTCCATAACAATTAATAGCAGTTGTTGCTGTATTAATATTCAGCTGGCAGCATTCACTAATTACATTAATATCAAGTAGACTAGTATCTGTTCCACAAGGGCTTGAAACGATATGTGTGATGGTATATATTCCTCCAACTGTTCCGTTGTATATATGTGTAGGATTGATTGCTGTACTAGTATTACCATCTCCAAAATCCCAAAAGTGTGTCCCACAAATCGTTGTACTTGTTAAGGTAAAGCTATCTCCTAAACAAGGCTCTATTACGCTAGGAGTAAAGGCTGCATCGATAAGTGTTTGAACAGCTACCGTTGCTGTATCTGCATCTGTTGTAATACCAATTAGACAACTATCTCCTGAACTAGCGCAGAAGGTACTATCTCTAAAAATGGATCGAGCAACAACCTCATAAGGACCACAATCTATCGTTCTATCTACCGCTAAATCAAAATTAAAGCTTGCTGTTGCTCCTGATGCTAAAGGATTTGGGTAGGCAAAACTTAAAATGTCTATTCCGCCAGCCTGAGTCTGGATCGTTGGGTCAGGAATATGAGAACCCATTATATAATCCATTCCTGCTGGTAAAATAACTTCTAATCTATTTAGAGGATTTAAGTTACCTGTAGATTGATTGGTTACATCAACGATAGCTTTTACTTGGTTGACACAATTAGAAGAATTATCAACAACACTTAAAGCTACTTTAGTGGTATCTAATGGTGGAAAACCATTGATATAAACATTTTTTCGAGCGATCAAATCTACCAATTCACCACAGTTGGTCGTACCATGAGAATTGATATCAATCAAATTATAAGGATCATAGTCACAACTAGCAACTAAGCTATAATTCAATCGGAGTTTATTACGAAGCGTATCACGAGTACCTACAAATCCATTGGCTAGCCCAGGTATGATTTGGGTTAGTCTCCATCCTGGAGTATTGGCTCCAAATTGATCTACAGCTGTAGGTAATGGTTGAGGAGTAGAACCTAATGGATATTCATAGGTTGCACCTGGTAATATTGTTAAGCCCGCTGGTAAATCTATGAAGTGTACAATTTGATCCATGTTAGCTTCTAATGAACTAACTAATAAAACACTAAAATCAAATGGCGTACAAATGTCAATCAAATTATTAGAAGGAGAAGTAACCTGTGTTTGTAGATTCGCAGTTCTAGAAATATATTGTAAAGGTATGGTATCTGTATGACAAGAATTTGGGTTGTACATCAAATCTGGACTACAAGACCAACCACTGATTACTTCTAGTGAGTTTACTTGATTGGGTACACAATCACTGTTCATTGCAGAAATGAGAAGATCTACACAAGAAGTTTCTAACAGAGAACCTATATTAACATAAACTTTAAATCCTGTTTGAATAAACGGTAATGAGATCCCCCCATTGCTTAGGTCGACAATATCTACTATCGTTAGATTACCTGAAAGGTCATTGATATAAATCCAGTTGTTAGCCGAGTGAATATTACCATTGTTACAGACTCTAATGTTCCATTCTAAATCGCTCTCAAAACCTTCTATAATGGGCAATGCTGCGTCCATTTTTATATTCGGCTTATTGACAATGATCTCCCAATCTGTATCTGCCGTAGTATATTCATAGCAAGAGGGTGTTGGAGCAGAAGCAAAATCAGTATAACCATATTTAGAAGGAATAATATGATCTCCCTTCACAACGTCACAGTCTCTAGATACACTAAATTCTATGGTTCGTATCCTATCGTCTACTCTATCTAAAATAGGCCAACCACCAGGAAATAAATCACTTCCAATCAAGGTCAACTTTCTAGTAATAGGATCAAAAGCAGGAATAACACTAGAAGTTAGACTATTGTTAAATTTAATGGAATTGGGCACATAAGCCATTCCTACAGGAAGTGTATAACACAATGTATCATCCCAAACATTAACAGGTCTAAATTCGTTTGGAAAGTCGTCTAAGATACCTAAACCACCTATTATTTGACTGCCAAATCTAAACTTGTGTTCACTACAAGGATCAAAATGCCCTAAATGGGTACTACCATTTGGATCTTGGATAAATGTTTTGGTTTTTAATACTGTAAGAATTGCCCCAAAAGAGCTACAAACTAACGTGTCACCATTCGCATCTACATGACCATGTTGTGCTCTAAAAGTAGGAAATTGATAAGCTCCCAAAGGAAAGTCATTGGTCTTATTAATAGCCATGTATAGTTTGATATTAAGGCTATCTCCTTCTTCTAAGGTTCCAACAGTACTAGTAATGGCATTGGTGGCATCAAAAATCATTTGGTAAGTGGCAGCTGGTGCACCGTTACTGGTAATAAAAGGAGCAGTGGTCGGTACGGTATGAGTTGTACCCGTACTAGCATCGTAGATGCTCCATTCTCCTCTTCCATAGTTAAACGACTGATCACTTCCTGGCGCTTCATACCATAGTTTAACATGTGCATTATTTAAGGATAAACCCGTTCCAAAAGCTACATATCCAGGAGCGCAAGCACGGATGGTATCACATTGATAAGCACGATTTAAGGCTAAACCAGGCGTAGAAGGCGATACTCTTGTTGTTTGTGTTGCATCTGTCCAGCCTAGCGTTGTTCTTGTAACCTCAAAAGCTCTGGTTCCAAAACAAGGAACACCAGGACAATGTCTAGCAATAAATTGAGATTGACAGCCTAGGTTGATTTCATCGCCACAATCGCAACTTAAAACACTACGCCATTCCAAATGACCACCCAAGGTTACAGGAACACTACAATCATAGGTTAGATCAAGGCTAAAATGGTTGTTAGCTTCTCTTCCTATTAACTGACCTCCATTAATAGTTACTGTATTTCCGTTTACAGAAAAGGTAGTAGGCTGACCATTTACCAATACAGAACCTGGTACGATGCTAAATCCAGCATCTAGTTCCAAATATGTTTTTACTTCGCTATTATCACATTTTAAAACAGAGATAAAAGAACTAGGAAATTTACTTTTAAAACGCCCTGATTCGTCAAACTCAAAACTATTTTGGAAGGTAACCGTAATGGTATCACCAGCAAAGATATCAGAAGGTCCAGTCGTTAGAGGAGCGCCCGTAGGTTCACCTTGAATATGAGCATTTCGAAAATGTAGCCCCCAAATTTTATCGCCACAATTGTTGTACCCACAAATACTTTCTCTAAAAAATTGAAAATAAAAATCAACAGGACAATCGGAAAAAGAAGATGGTGACTCTAATAAATAAGAGTAAGTGATCAATAGCGTATCTCCAGCAGCCATATCATCATAATAACCATCATTATCCAAATCTTCTAAGCCCCCTGCTCCATCTGGATCAGTAGTAAAGAAATTATCAAATAAAATTTCTGTTCGTTCTCTAATATTTCCACTTTGGTTAAAGGCAGTTGTTTGGGTTGGAATACCAGCAGCAAAGAGATCAACACCATTTAGCATGGCTCCTACATAGTTGACCATTTCTTGATTGGATTGATAGCGCATCGTTATATTGTAGTAGTTGGCGCCACCTGCTGATGACTCTGTTCCTATATTGGTATATTCTACGGCTACAATTCCTGTATCTGCACAACCAAAAAACGTAGGTTGGTTGGTGACAATATCAGAGGCAATTACAGGCTGCCCACCAATTAATATAGAATTGGCATAGGCTTGATCTTGCTGGCAGGTATCTGTTGGATTACATCCCCAAAAGGCAGTATATTCAGTCTCTCCCCCAATACAACTTAGCATGGTTACGGTGTCGACTAAAGTGATTACCTCATCAAGTTCAAAATAACCATCTCCATTTCCAAACATAGCAAACTCTGCAGGACCAAGGGTAACGGTAGCAAGCTGTCCAGAAAGTGAAAAATTGCCAATATTCGTTCCCGAAACGGCTACTCCTGATTCAAAGTCAATTAGTAAGGTTAAGGATTCGATTTTTCCAAGACCACCATTTTGAATAGAAATATTGCGTGTATAAGTCGCTCCAGGAATGGTTTGCATTACTTGGTTTGTAATGGTAGAAATAAAAATATCTGCATACAAGATATTATAAGAATTAGAACCATTCAGTTCTAACGAATATCCTGCTATACCATTCTCTAAATAATCAATCCGAGTTTGGTTGGTGGCTAGTCCGCCACTTGAAGAACTACCTCCAAGGTTAATAATTTGATTAATAATGGAACATTCTGCTTTTACGTAGAATGTTAATGTAAAGGTTTCTCCTGCATCAATCTCTCCCAAACTAAAAAGCGGTTCATGAGGAGTGCTGATATTATGTTCTTGCATTCCTGTAACCGACCCTGGAATATAAAGAATACCAGGAATCATCTTAGGATTAAAGATCAAGTTGGTTAGTGCTTGCGAATGAGTGTTAGTCACCTCAACGCTAAAGAATGCAGAATCTCCGCAAACAATAATGCTATCAGGAGGGGTTGTTTCTATATCCAGATAGGTTGTTTGTGCATTTAGTACGGTGTAGGTACATAGGAGTAGGCTAATTAGGAAAAAACGCCAGTTATTCATAAGTGTTAACTTTAAAAGTTATGGGAATTAAAACTCTGAAAAAGACTTTTATATGAAGGAATAATATATTATTTAATAATTAATGATATATGTATTGTAACACTAGATAAAAAATAGTTTTTCAATTGGGGATTAGGGGAGAATAATAGAAAAGGTAATTCGTGAATTATACTCTTTTCCTGTTTAGATCACAAACATAAACAATTGTAAACTAAAATTATAGTACTACAAAAAAATGTTTGCAAAGATGCTTATTTTAATTGGTTTTTGGACGCATATTTATGCCAAATAGATGCACGTTCTTGCCATTTTTGATGAAAATCTTGTATTAGGTTAAAAAAGAGGAGAACCTTTGCCTATATATTATCTAATTTTCGAACTTACAACTTATTTTTTTATCGATTTAATTGGGAGATGCTTGGAAGAAATAAGGTTTAATTTAGGGGAGGAAGGAATAACTTAAGAAGCTTGTTATTCTACTAGTGACAAAAGAAGTATTGGAGACCTAAAATAGTTGTTGTTATCAAATAGCGTTTAGTGATTCTATAAAGGTGAAGGAAAATTTAACCTTAAGTAGCTAAACTTGGTTTGGCAAAGGAACCATCAATTTAGAATAATAGATGTATTGCTACTGATGCAAAGTGAGGTTGGTGTCAAAAAAAAAGCAAGAGGGAAGCAGATTCCCTCTTGGCTTGGTTGAGCGTTTATTCTTTGATTATTTTCTGAACCATTTCATAATCAGAATCATTTCCAATTGTTACAAAGTAGGTTCCAGGAGGGAAATCTGCCACTTCATTTATGGTAATTAAATTATTTTGTTGCATTTTAATTTCTTTGGTAAATACAGTACGTCCATGTACATCAATGATTCTTAATACGGCATCAGTACTAGTGCTGTTCCAATTACTAAAGTCTACCATTAATCTATCTTTAGTTGGAATAGGATATACTTGTATTTGGTCAGCGCTAGATGATAAACCAGCTACAGCACGAATGGGAGAATAACTATAACTTCCATCAAAATCTATTTGTTTGAGTCGATAATAACTAACTCCACTATGAGCGTTAAGGTCAGTATAGCTATAGTTTAAAAGATAGTTACTGTTTCCTGCACCATCTACCCAATCAATTGTACTAAAGGCAGTTTCGGTATCCAACATACGTTCTATTTCAAAGCCTTTGTTATTCGTTTCAGATGCTGTTGCCCAATTGAGCTTTACCCTATGTTTATCTTCTCGTTTAGCTTTAAATAATAACAATTCGATAGGCAAAGATTCATTGATGTCTTCAACGGCAAAAGGCGAAAAATCGTTAATGCCAGAAAGCGTTTGACTAAAGTAAGGGCCAACTGTAGTGGCAGGAGTAAACGAACTTGGGTGCAGCCAAGCGCCTCCTTTCCAGTGTGCTACCCCACAAACTGAACGATCAAAGCCAATTAACTCTTCAGAAGGATGCCACTGAAGGGTTAGCGTAGCCAAAGAGCCTCCTTGTACCGCTTCTGATAAATGCCAAGAGCGATTAACGATATCATGAGTTTCTGGAGTACCAGAGGTGCCATTATCCCAAACTTGATCTTCAACCCGAAGGCTATAGTTATCAACCGTACCTGTATTGCTAATTGTTGCAGGATTGTAGGTAGAATTTCCGACAGGAAAAATAACATTGCTAGCTCCTACTTCTTGCTCTAAAACACCAGTACTATTGGTTATAATAAAATGGCTGGCATCATAATTTGTAATGGTAGCTCCTGAAGAGATTGTTAAGTTATTGACTCCTAACTCAACTTGACCATTGTTCACTAGATCTACTTGAGTAGAAACAGTCACATCATCGTTTAAAATTAATCGATTACCATTATTGACCTGCAAATTATCAATTGTAATTGCATTGCCACTGGATAAATTTTGATTTGTATTTCCCTCAAATATCATCCAACCACTTCCTGTATAATTCGTAGTTGGACCTAATTGAGTCCAATCCAAATCGATATGTAGATTACCTTTATTGCTAACGGTTCCATTGTTTTTGTTGATTACTCCCCCCTCATTAATCTTAACGTCTGTAGCTGAGTTAATTTTTAATACAGCACCATTATTAACGATGCCTCCTTGGGAAAATAATATAATTGGAGCTAAAAGCAATAAAATAATTATTATATTATGAGTTTTCATATACAACTATTTTAAAATAAATAAGAATTATTTCTTACTCATTGCTTTTAATAAATCTTTTAATTCTGCCAATTCTTTTTTAACAGAATCTTGCTCATTTTTTAACTCATTAATAATTGCTTGTTGCTCTTTTACAGCATTGATAAGCGCATAAGTAAATTTATTGGGATCTACCTCTAAGAAAGACTCAGATGCCTCTGTACTTGGTTGATCCAAGTCATTATCATTACTAGCATTTAGAGTAACAGAACGAACCATATCAGGCGCTATTTCTTGTAATTCTTGAGCGATAACACCTTGATAAACCTTATTAGGATTTACTGTGTTTTCTCCCCAGATTGCAGTCATTTTGTCATTATAACTAAAATTAACTGTTCTTACCTTCATTAAAAAGTCAAGCCCTTCTGTATAATCTGATACATTGGTTTTTAATCGAGCATCTGAGAATACAGCCCAACTTCCACCACCTAATTTATTGGCAGCACCGTTAACAGATAGATTTGCTGTAGGGGCAGTAGTTCCAATACCAACGTTACCATTTCTCTCAAAAGTCATAGAAGTAGTTGGAGCGGTACATCCACCATTAATATGTAATTTATTGGCAGCACCATCATGATGAATTTCAAATCCACAATAAACACCATTTGTTATTTGAGTTCTAGCATTTTCAGTAAATACCAAACGACCAGATTCAGCATTATTAGAAACCGTATTACCTATTTGGACAGTTGGTCTAACGGATCCAGCTGCTATCATTAGGTGATCGCCAGAAGTAGAGGCTGCTCCAATAGAAACACCATCAATAAAACGCCCGCCTCCTTCTACATGAAAGGTTTCTGTTGGCGTGTTGGTATTAATTCCTAATCTACCTGCTCCTGCATCTAAAAACATCATATTAGCATTGGTGGTAGATTCTACTCTAAAATTGCGATCTAAACCTTGCTCATTAAATACAAATTGTGAGTTCGCATCTAAATCAATAGAAGTTAGCCCATTTTCCATTAGTCTAAATCGACCATCATCTCCATCATCTGATAGAATAGCTAGATTAGTACCTGAGACAGAGCCGTCTTTCCAATAAGTATCGTCTCCAAAAGATGTCAGACCATTGTCGCCCACTTGAAAATGAGTAACACCATTATCTTGGATATTAAAATCTCCACTTCCATTGAGGTTATAAGTCATGTTATGACCTCCTTGAATAATTTGGGTTGGTTCAACTAGGGTTCCACCCAATCTAACATCGTCGGCATTGGTTTTTATACCATTGGTTGCTACTACGCTAACGGTTGTATTTCCTATGGTTCCTCCACCAACTAGACCATTTCCAGCCACTACTTCAGTTATATCTCCATTGGGTACATTTACAGCATTACCACCAGAGATTGTTAGTGTACTTCCTGTATAGGTAAGTGTTTGATTGCTTGCACTACCTGCCGTAATTTCAACCCAAATAGCTCCATTAAAGAACCAGAAACTATTGCTAGAGGTATCAAAGACCAGCAAGCCTAATGCGGGAGACGCAATAGATGTTCTTTGGGAAGAAGACATACGTGGGACTAAAATGCCTTTATCAGTAGATTTAACATGTAACATTGCTGATGGGTCAGGATCTGTATTATCATTATTAATCCCAATTCCTTGGGCAAAAATAATTTGCGTTGAGACAAGAAAAATAATAACAGGTATTATTTTCTTTAAAGGGGATAAAATCATTGTTATTTGTGTTTAGTATTTATTAAAAAATAGGTTGTATTATTTATTGGTGTGATGTAAAATTTAGAATTAAGCTAATTTTTTCATTCATTAATGAAATTATAGCATAGGTAACCGTTCTCATTTCAGAGTTTTTTAACATGGATTGTAAGGTATTCTTGTATTTTATGACCCCAAAAGTGAACTTAAATCAATTGATAGAATTGGATATA harbors:
- a CDS encoding tail fiber domain-containing protein, whose protein sequence is MILSPLKKIIPVIIFLVSTQIIFAQGIGINNDNTDPDPSAMLHVKSTDKGILVPRMSSSQRTSIASPALGLLVFDTSSNSFWFFNGAIWVEITAGSASNQTLTYTGSTLTISGGNAVNVPNGDITEVVAGNGLVGGGTIGNTTVSVVATNGIKTNADDVRLGGTLVEPTQIIQGGHNMTYNLNGSGDFNIQDNGVTHFQVGDNGLTSFGDDTYWKDGSVSGTNLAILSDDGDDGRFRLMENGLTSIDLDANSQFVFNEQGLDRNFRVESTTNANMMFLDAGAGRLGINTNTPTETFHVEGGGRFIDGVSIGAASTSGDHLMIAAGSVRPTVQIGNTVSNNAESGRLVFTENARTQITNGVYCGFEIHHDGAANKLHINGGCTAPTTSMTFERNGNVGIGTTAPTANLSVNGAANKLGGGSWAVFSDARLKTNVSDYTEGLDFLMKVRTVNFSYNDKMTAIWGENTVNPNKVYQGVIAQELQEIAPDMVRSVTLNASNDNDLDQPSTEASESFLEVDPNKFTYALINAVKEQQAIINELKNEQDSVKKELAELKDLLKAMSKK
- a CDS encoding PKD domain-containing protein; translated protein: MNNWRFFLISLLLCTYTVLNAQTTYLDIETTPPDSIIVCGDSAFFSVEVTNTHSQALTNLIFNPKMIPGILYIPGSVTGMQEHNISTPHEPLFSLGEIDAGETFTLTFYVKAECSIINQIINLGGSSSSGGLATNQTRIDYLENGIAGYSLELNGSNSYNILYADIFISTITNQVMQTIPGATYTRNISIQNGGLGKIESLTLLIDFESGVAVSGTNIGNFSLSGQLATVTLGPAEFAMFGNGDGYFELDEVITLVDTVTMLSCIGGETEYTAFWGCNPTDTCQQDQAYANSILIGGQPVIASDIVTNQPTFFGCADTGIVAVEYTNIGTESSAGGANYYNITMRYQSNQEMVNYVGAMLNGVDLFAAGIPTQTTAFNQSGNIRERTEILFDNFFTTDPDGAGGLEDLDNDGYYDDMAAGDTLLITYSYLLESPSSFSDCPVDFYFQFFRESICGYNNCGDKIWGLHFRNAHIQGEPTGAPLTTGPSDIFAGDTITVTFQNSFEFDESGRFKSKFPSSFISVLKCDNSEVKTYLELDAGFSIVPGSVLVNGQPTTFSVNGNTVTINGGQLIGREANNHFSLDLTYDCSVPVTLGGHLEWRSVLSCDCGDEINLGCQSQFIARHCPGVPCFGTRAFEVTRTTLGWTDATQTTRVSPSTPGLALNRAYQCDTIRACAPGYVAFGTGLSLNNAHVKLWYEAPGSDQSFNYGRGEWSIYDASTGTTHTVPTTAPFITSNGAPAATYQMIFDATNAITSTVGTLEEGDSLNIKLYMAINKTNDFPLGAYQFPTFRAQHGHVDANGDTLVCSSFGAILTVLKTKTFIQDPNGSTHLGHFDPCSEHKFRFGSQIIGGLGILDDFPNEFRPVNVWDDTLCYTLPVGMAYVPNSIKFNNSLTSSVIPAFDPITRKLTLIGSDLFPGGWPILDRVDDRIRTIEFSVSRDCDVVKGDHIIPSKYGYTDFASAPTPSCYEYTTADTDWEIIVNKPNIKMDAALPIIEGFESDLEWNIRVCNNGNIHSANNWIYINDLSGNLTIVDIVDLSNGGISLPFIQTGFKVYVNIGSLLETSCVDLLISAMNSDCVPNQVNSLEVISGWSCSPDLMYNPNSCHTDTIPLQYISRTANLQTQVTSPSNNLIDICTPFDFSVLLVSSLEANMDQIVHFIDLPAGLTILPGATYEYPLGSTPQPLPTAVDQFGANTPGWRLTQIIPGLANGFVGTRDTLRNKLRLNYSLVASCDYDPYNLIDINSHGTTNCGELVDLIARKNVYINGFPPLDTTKVALSVVDNSSNCVNQVKAIVDVTNQSTGNLNPLNRLEVILPAGMDYIMGSHIPDPTIQTQAGGIDILSFAYPNPLASGATASFNFDLAVDRTIDCGPYEVVARSIFRDSTFCASSGDSCLIGITTDADTATVAVQTLIDAAFTPSVIEPCLGDSFTLTSTTICGTHFWDFGDGNTSTAINPTHIYNGTVGGIYTITHIVSSPCGTDTSLLDINVISECCQLNINTATTAINCYGSCDGTATVIVSNGAAPYNYLWSNGATDASITGLCAGTHEVTVTDLNGCTITASVTLANPTILQANVTTTDASCYTTCDGSIATLVNGGTAPYTFLWSNGATDANLNGLCQGNYIVTITDANGCTLIDSATINSPAPLDATLNSTNATCHAACDGSIATLVNGGTAPYTFLWSNGATDANLNGLCQGNYIVTITDANGCTNTLTATVTEPTPLDATLNSTNATCHAACDGSIATLVNGGTAPYTFLWSNGATDANLNGLCQGNYIVTITDANGCTLIDSATINSPAPLDATLNSTNATCHAACDGSIATLVNGGTAPYTFLWSNGATDANLNGLCQGNYIVTITDANGCTLIDSATINSPAPLDATLNSTNATCHAACDGSIATLVNGGTAPYTFLWSNGATDANLNGLCQGNYIVTITDANGCTNTLTATVTEPAPLDATLNSTNATCHAACDGSIATLVNGGTAPYTFLWSNGATDANLNGLCQGNYIVTITDANGCTNTLTATITEPTPLSITITTTDPSCNSLDTTTVCTATAWNNSRHAVWLPNLPNTPDSKFIFENNSGRLHQYPNGTARITGTIVNRSDVNKRWVVDVYFTNGMNWANWSALGRSYKDESGLVGQHYLDWTYYIMDVNQANTLTGLGDYSGTVLNLTHKPSNYTFGLQVGIAANSKDTDYGFSCWFDYTSNGSLVGHGDFNGDLNCIDTTFCDGTAVATVSGGTAPYSYNWSNGSSSDSLQGLCPDTLTLTITDANGCSVDTTVVINATVCCSAAAIATNTTCAETCDGTVSVTNTGGSAPYSYLWSNGATSAMLNNLCAGSYSVTVTDANGCISTATAIVTSPAPILVSIDTSTDETCAGNDGTVNLNVSGGTSPYSVDLANFTTSTTYSNASGAFTGLNAGQYIVNVEDANGCRANCATAFTLGGCTTPVSPIQPQSKAANSNLIVSPNSTSSLVQIKYQTTKKEVSLSILDVKGKTLLTKENLDGTGSLEISTKNWSNNTYLVLLKGENNQVIQIEQFMIAK
- a CDS encoding T9SS type A sorting domain-containing protein, coding for MKTHNIIIILLLLAPIILFSQGGIVNNGAVLKINSATDVKINEGGVINKNNGTVSNKGNLHIDLDWTQLGPTTNYTGSGWMIFEGNTNQNLSSGNAITIDNLQVNNGNRLILNDDVTVSTQVDLVNNGQVELGVNNLTISSGATITNYDASHFIITNSTGVLEQEVGASNVIFPVGNSTYNPATISNTGTVDNYSLRVEDQVWDNGTSGTPETHDIVNRSWHLSEAVQGGSLATLTLQWHPSEELIGFDRSVCGVAHWKGGAWLHPSSFTPATTVGPYFSQTLSGINDFSPFAVEDINESLPIELLLFKAKREDKHRVKLNWATASETNNKGFEIERMLDTETAFSTIDWVDGAGNSNYLLNYSYTDLNAHSGVSYYRLKQIDFDGSYSYSPIRAVAGLSSSADQIQVYPIPTKDRLMVDFSNWNSTSTDAVLRIIDVHGRTVFTKEIKMQQNNLITINEVADFPPGTYFVTIGNDSDYEMVQKIIKE